From Bacillus pumilus, one genomic window encodes:
- a CDS encoding S8 family peptidase codes for MNVKSIGARLCMASMMLASVTFGASHISAKEQAKKEYMIGFSSSVQDHTQKQLVEEAGGHVKESIEQIDMMKVSLNEASKEKLNQAKEVTFIEEDQKAKTSGQTIPYGIKSIKAQKVHKRGYAGQNVKVAVLDSGIDGKHEDLHVTGGVSFVPTKSDPLVDPHEHGTHVAGTIAALDNKVGVVGVAPKASIYAVKVADENGDGYYSWIIKGIEWAIENDMDVINISMGGASESEALKEAVDRAYDKGILIVASAGNAGSYGSLNTVDYPAKYASVMAVASVDERKQRAFDSSVGEEVEVSAPGVSTLSTIPHNEYGYKSGTSMASPHVAGAAAVILSKHPNLTNDEVRERLSKTAAKLGDPFYYGAGLVNVQKAAR; via the coding sequence GTGAACGTCAAGTCAATTGGAGCAAGGCTTTGTATGGCAAGTATGATGCTGGCATCGGTCACGTTCGGCGCCTCACATATTTCTGCAAAGGAGCAAGCAAAAAAAGAGTACATGATCGGCTTTTCTTCTTCCGTTCAAGACCATACACAAAAACAGCTTGTCGAAGAAGCTGGTGGGCATGTAAAAGAATCCATAGAGCAAATAGATATGATGAAAGTTTCCTTGAATGAGGCATCGAAAGAGAAACTGAATCAGGCAAAAGAAGTGACCTTCATTGAGGAGGACCAAAAGGCAAAAACAAGCGGTCAAACGATCCCATATGGCATCAAAAGCATCAAAGCACAAAAGGTACATAAACGGGGATACGCCGGACAGAATGTCAAAGTAGCCGTTCTTGACAGCGGCATCGATGGCAAACATGAAGATTTACATGTCACCGGCGGAGTCAGCTTTGTTCCAACAAAGTCAGATCCGCTTGTTGACCCGCATGAACACGGAACGCATGTGGCAGGCACAATTGCAGCGTTAGATAATAAGGTAGGTGTCGTTGGTGTTGCGCCAAAGGCTTCTATCTATGCGGTCAAGGTGGCAGATGAAAATGGTGACGGCTACTATAGCTGGATCATTAAAGGAATTGAATGGGCCATTGAGAATGACATGGATGTCATCAATATTAGTATGGGAGGAGCAAGTGAATCTGAAGCGCTGAAAGAAGCGGTAGATCGAGCATACGACAAAGGGATTCTCATTGTGGCTTCTGCTGGGAATGCAGGAAGTTATGGCTCTCTCAACACGGTTGACTATCCAGCTAAGTACGCCTCAGTGATGGCGGTTGCCTCTGTTGACGAAAGAAAACAAAGAGCCTTTGATTCATCTGTCGGCGAAGAAGTGGAAGTCTCAGCACCGGGCGTTTCAACGCTCAGCACCATTCCTCATAATGAATATGGCTATAAGAGTGGAACATCCATGGCATCACCGCATGTAGCGGGCGCTGCGGCTGTCATTCTATCAAAACATCCGAATTTGACAAACGATGAAGTGCGCGAGAGACTTTCAAAAACGGCTGCAAAGCTTGGAGATCCTTTTTATTATGGTGCCGGGCTTGTGAACGTACAAAAAGCCGCCCGATAA
- a CDS encoding GNAT family N-acetyltransferase, with amino-acid sequence MNQVNWTCQTFDQLTKEDLYLILMERVNVFVVEQTCPYPEIDHRDQEALHLSAKEDGTIVAYCRIFQSGIMYEEASIGRVLVMQAGRKKGYGKMLLSKALEKLSELGETSVKIQAQAYLKSFYESFGFKAVSDCYDEDGIPHLDMVKTER; translated from the coding sequence ATGAATCAAGTTAACTGGACATGTCAAACGTTTGACCAATTAACAAAAGAGGATCTTTACCTGATTTTAATGGAAAGAGTCAATGTGTTTGTTGTCGAACAAACATGCCCTTACCCTGAAATTGATCACCGGGACCAAGAAGCGCTTCATCTGTCTGCAAAAGAGGACGGCACGATTGTGGCTTATTGCCGAATTTTTCAAAGCGGAATCATGTACGAAGAGGCGTCCATTGGCCGCGTTCTTGTGATGCAGGCAGGCCGAAAAAAAGGCTATGGAAAAATGCTGCTCAGCAAGGCTTTGGAAAAGCTGAGTGAATTAGGTGAAACAAGTGTCAAAATTCAGGCGCAGGCCTACTTGAAGTCGTTTTACGAATCATTTGGTTTTAAGGCCGTTTCAGATTGTTATGATGAAGATGGAATTCCGCATCTTGATATGGTGAAAACAGAAAGATAG
- a CDS encoding TIGR00375 family protein, protein MREFFADIHIHIGRTRTGRAVKITGARSLTIDQILIEATQSKGMGMIGVIDAQSPEVLEELIEGVEEGKYTELNDGGLSFGQTVLLLGSELEINDNHSKGPIHVLAFMPTLHKMSEFSAWLALYMKNVHLSSQRLYVDGKTLQRKVKELGGLFIPAHIFTPHKSLFGKGVNTSLTEVFDPDLIDAVELGLSCDTSMASQISELNRYPFLTNSDAHSLGKIAREYTKIRMDHASFAEFKLALEGKEGRAITGNYGLAPRLGKYYHTTCEKCGVRPSALDQEKCHACGHTRMTKGVSERLKELADQESDKGTRPPYVHQLPLQFIPGVGAKTLEKLKAVFHTEMNILHQATEQELKAVLPEKTANYIIKARKGEVELIAGGGGVYGKVDINHESS, encoded by the coding sequence ATGAGGGAGTTTTTTGCAGACATCCATATTCATATTGGCAGAACAAGAACAGGCAGAGCTGTTAAAATTACAGGTGCAAGGTCACTGACAATTGACCAAATTCTCATTGAAGCAACGCAAAGTAAAGGGATGGGGATGATTGGTGTGATTGATGCACAATCTCCAGAAGTCCTAGAAGAATTAATAGAGGGTGTAGAGGAAGGCAAGTACACTGAACTAAATGATGGCGGTCTATCATTTGGACAGACCGTGCTGCTTTTAGGCAGTGAATTAGAAATTAACGATAACCATTCAAAAGGTCCAATTCACGTGCTTGCATTTATGCCCACACTTCACAAAATGTCTGAGTTCTCCGCATGGCTCGCGCTTTATATGAAAAATGTGCATTTGAGTTCACAGCGCCTCTATGTTGATGGGAAAACACTTCAGCGCAAGGTCAAGGAGCTAGGAGGCTTGTTTATTCCTGCTCATATTTTCACGCCGCATAAAAGCTTATTTGGCAAAGGAGTCAACACGTCTTTAACGGAAGTATTCGACCCAGACCTCATTGATGCTGTTGAACTAGGACTTAGCTGCGATACGTCAATGGCGTCCCAGATAAGTGAACTGAATCGTTATCCCTTTTTAACGAATTCAGACGCTCATTCTTTAGGAAAAATTGCGCGAGAATATACAAAAATCCGAATGGATCATGCCTCTTTTGCCGAATTCAAACTAGCCCTTGAAGGGAAAGAGGGAAGAGCCATTACAGGAAATTATGGACTCGCTCCTCGGCTTGGGAAGTACTATCATACAACCTGCGAGAAGTGCGGAGTAAGACCTAGCGCGCTAGATCAAGAAAAGTGCCACGCATGCGGACATACCCGGATGACAAAAGGGGTGAGTGAGCGTTTAAAGGAGCTTGCTGACCAAGAAAGTGACAAAGGAACAAGACCTCCTTATGTTCATCAGCTCCCGCTTCAATTTATTCCGGGTGTCGGAGCCAAAACGCTGGAGAAGCTAAAAGCCGTGTTTCACACAGAGATGAATATCCTTCATCAAGCAACAGAACAAGAACTAAAAGCTGTCCTGCCAGAAAAAACAGCCAATTACATCATCAAAGCAAGAAAAGGTGAAGTCGAACTGATCGCTGGCGGGGGCGGAGTGTACGGTAAGGTGGATATCAATCATGAATCAAGTTAA